Proteins encoded in a region of the Terriglobales bacterium genome:
- a CDS encoding ATP-dependent 6-phosphofructokinase gives MTEIRTIGISTGGGDCPGLNAVIRAATRSAILKHGWRVVGITDGFDGLIWPERSRELTLDSVSGILPRGGTILGTTNRGNPCKYKTVVDGCEVVRDMAPHVIENARKLGLDALIVVGGDGTQAIGLELFRHGLNVVGVPKTIDNDLSATDVTFGFDTALHTCTDAIDKLFSTAESHHRVMVVEVMGRDAGWIALEAGLAGGAHVILIPEIVFDLRKVCQFVNQRDATGKKFTIVVVAEGIKPGLELNARFQEEKRMFPRAGAAGNLVGNALGMCTKKDVRVTVLGHVQRGGSPSPFDRILSTRFGVEAVELIARGDFGKMVALRGAHVETVDIAEAVGSRKLVNPNGEMVRIAKAIGVCFGD, from the coding sequence ATGACCGAAATCAGAACCATTGGCATTTCCACCGGCGGCGGCGATTGTCCGGGACTGAACGCCGTGATCCGCGCCGCCACCCGCTCGGCAATCCTGAAACACGGCTGGCGCGTCGTCGGCATCACCGACGGCTTCGACGGCCTGATCTGGCCGGAGCGCTCGCGCGAACTGACACTGGACAGCGTTAGCGGCATCCTGCCGCGCGGCGGTACTATTCTCGGCACCACCAATCGCGGCAATCCTTGCAAGTACAAGACCGTCGTCGACGGCTGCGAAGTCGTGCGCGACATGGCGCCGCATGTAATTGAGAACGCGCGCAAGCTCGGCCTCGACGCCCTGATCGTTGTCGGCGGCGACGGCACCCAGGCCATTGGCTTGGAGCTGTTCCGCCACGGCCTCAATGTCGTGGGCGTGCCCAAGACCATCGACAATGACCTGTCCGCCACCGACGTGACCTTCGGCTTCGATACCGCTCTTCATACCTGCACCGACGCCATCGACAAGCTGTTCAGCACCGCCGAGTCGCACCACCGCGTTATGGTCGTCGAGGTCATGGGCCGCGATGCCGGCTGGATCGCCCTCGAAGCCGGCCTGGCTGGCGGCGCCCATGTAATCCTGATCCCCGAGATTGTTTTCGACCTGCGCAAGGTCTGCCAGTTTGTGAACCAGCGCGACGCCACCGGGAAGAAGTTCACCATCGTGGTCGTCGCCGAGGGCATCAAGCCCGGGCTGGAGCTGAATGCCCGGTTCCAAGAGGAGAAGCGCATGTTCCCGCGGGCAGGGGCGGCCGGTAACCTGGTCGGCAACGCGCTCGGCATGTGCACCAAGAAAGATGTGCGCGTCACCGTGCTCGGCCACGTGCAGCGCGGCGGCTCTCCCTCTCCGTTCGACCGCATCCTGAGCACGCGTTTCGGCGTCGAGGCGGTGGAACTGATCGCGCGCGGAGATTTCGGGAAGATGGTTGCCCTTCGCGGCGCGCATGTCGAGACGGTCGATATCGCGGAAGCGGTCGGGTCCAGGAAACTGGTGAATCCGAACGGCGAGATGGTGCGCATTGCGAAGGCAATCGGCGTGTGTTTTGGAGATTGA
- a CDS encoding beta-propeller fold lactonase family protein: MILRVVTVMLSMLLLWSGCGGHDFWTTSTTTSTTTNPTGAVPKFAYASNFNAGSTGSVSAYTVNSSGGALTATASSPFTAGTGTVAVDADSAGKFVYAANQDGTVSAYTINRTDGTLTAVSGSPFTAGTSPVWVAVDPGARFVYVENGGAKTISSFAINSSNGALTPIGQNITLAAAPIRATVDPAGRFLYASMGTAGTAIFRINSDGTVAVVRTAPAAPCASSVAVVIDANSRFAFVADGATGICNYAINASTGDLVLINSSINPSGASVALASGANGKFLFAANKTTNNLAGFVINADGNLTAMTGSPFSVGTSPVDVTVDPSGSFVYVANNGSNSISILSITSGNTLSSGTTATTGTNPSSVVVTQ, translated from the coding sequence ATGATCTTGCGTGTGGTTACGGTAATGCTTTCCATGCTACTGTTGTGGTCCGGTTGTGGCGGCCACGACTTCTGGACCACCTCGACCACCACCAGCACGACCACCAATCCAACCGGCGCGGTCCCCAAGTTCGCTTACGCTTCCAACTTCAATGCCGGCAGCACCGGCAGTGTTTCCGCCTATACGGTTAACTCCTCCGGCGGTGCTCTTACTGCCACCGCCAGTTCGCCTTTTACTGCCGGGACCGGCACGGTCGCGGTCGACGCCGACTCCGCCGGCAAGTTTGTCTATGCCGCCAATCAGGACGGAACCGTGTCCGCCTACACCATCAACCGGACCGACGGGACGCTGACAGCAGTCTCCGGTTCGCCGTTTACCGCCGGGACCTCTCCCGTCTGGGTGGCGGTCGATCCCGGCGCTCGTTTCGTGTATGTCGAAAACGGCGGCGCCAAAACCATTTCCTCGTTCGCGATCAACTCCAGTAACGGCGCGCTGACCCCGATCGGCCAAAACATCACCCTGGCCGCCGCTCCCATCCGCGCCACCGTGGACCCTGCGGGACGATTCCTCTATGCCTCCATGGGTACGGCAGGGACCGCCATCTTCCGCATCAACAGTGATGGCACAGTTGCGGTGGTGCGCACCGCGCCGGCAGCGCCTTGCGCCAGCTCTGTCGCGGTGGTGATTGATGCCAATTCGCGCTTCGCCTTCGTGGCCGACGGCGCCACCGGAATTTGCAATTACGCCATCAATGCCAGTACCGGCGACCTGGTACTGATCAACTCTTCGATTAATCCCAGCGGCGCATCGGTGGCACTGGCCAGCGGCGCCAACGGCAAGTTCCTGTTCGCCGCTAACAAGACAACCAACAATCTTGCCGGCTTCGTGATCAATGCCGACGGCAACCTTACTGCCATGACCGGTTCGCCGTTTTCGGTGGGGACATCGCCGGTCGACGTCACCGTCGATCCTTCCGGCAGCTTCGTCTATGTCGCCAACAACGGCAGCAATTCCATTTCGATTCTCAGCATCACAAGCGGCAATACTCTCTCGTCCGGAACTACTGCAACCACCGGCACGAACCCGAGTTCCGTGGTGGTGACCCAGTAG
- a CDS encoding helix-turn-helix domain-containing protein, with amino-acid sequence MDRGGISYREALSEFRKAFVCAALRENKGNLSKAAPALGLHRNTLTRICFELQIDTRSFRPGRRRPPKSALSPGLVKRSVR; translated from the coding sequence ATGGACAGAGGCGGCATCTCCTACCGGGAGGCTCTCTCGGAGTTCAGGAAGGCATTCGTCTGTGCTGCGCTTCGCGAGAATAAGGGAAACCTGAGCAAGGCCGCGCCGGCCTTGGGTTTGCACCGCAACACCCTCACCCGAATCTGCTTTGAACTCCAGATCGACACGAGATCCTTCCGCCCTGGCAGGCGACGACCGCCAAAGAGCGCACTGTCTCCAGGTCTCGTTAAACGGTCCGTGCGGTAA
- a CDS encoding PilZ domain-containing protein: MRSSTTVSPRAYKRRSARVQLKIQLSIEIGDDSVLDAETITVSKHGARIRITSTRGQLTQGEQLRVKKRRGQQSLPGRVVWMDKRSDRHYGIELDDPGNFWGVSFPSKDDGDVHLHRRRNTALPSNKATDVSATSAIAELGTADKAPPSMPLADPRSIPALVSGMSAIRLPFAERVDMVFTHAEEAHALLRTTVEPGAVLRVTFGDNRTTKARVMAVGGQREAGKWSVRVRCDVASA; encoded by the coding sequence ATGCGATCGTCCACCACGGTCTCCCCCCGGGCCTATAAACGCCGCAGCGCTCGCGTTCAACTCAAAATCCAGCTTTCCATAGAAATCGGCGACGACAGCGTTCTCGATGCTGAAACCATAACCGTGAGCAAACACGGAGCGCGCATCCGGATCACCAGCACGCGCGGCCAGCTGACCCAAGGCGAGCAGCTGCGCGTCAAGAAGCGGCGGGGCCAGCAATCGCTGCCGGGCCGGGTGGTTTGGATGGATAAGCGCAGCGATCGGCACTACGGCATCGAGCTCGACGATCCCGGCAACTTCTGGGGTGTGTCTTTCCCCAGCAAAGACGATGGAGATGTGCATCTCCATCGTCGCCGCAACACAGCACTTCCGTCGAACAAGGCGACCGATGTCTCTGCAACTTCTGCTATCGCGGAGCTCGGAACTGCCGACAAAGCGCCACCCTCGATGCCTCTGGCTGACCCGCGGAGCATCCCCGCGTTGGTGTCCGGGATGTCAGCCATTCGTTTGCCGTTTGCTGAACGGGTTGACATGGTTTTCACCCACGCTGAAGAAGCCCATGCGCTGCTGCGGACCACGGTCGAACCAGGTGCAGTTTTGCGCGTTACCTTTGGCGATAACCGCACTACAAAGGCGCGCGTGATGGCGGTTGGCGGCCAGCGCGAAGCCGGCAAATGGTCGGTCCGCGTCAGGTGCGACGTGGCTTCGGCTTGA
- a CDS encoding TonB-dependent receptor → MKRALVLSLLLLALAAVPASAQQTTGQINGIVTDATGAVLVHAQVTARNPETGLQRSATSGTSGDYVIDLLPPGNYEVRVQAPGFTTSVQKGVPLLIGKAVSLDFKLKPGAASEVVEVTAEPPSVDLTHSDISSNVTPTEIKDLPVRDRNFANLMSLVPGVRPTPNFDPTKSRSGTVSAGGSDGRAWDYNVDGGDNKDNVIGGIVQNYTLEGIQEFNVVTQRYTAESGRSVGGVVNVITKSGTNTLHGSGFGDFQNSYLNAKSAFDRTAGPDGKLFTADDVQLPKPNFKRYYFGGSIGGPIIKDKFFFFGAYEHKRELAGINPDPTAVTNLSLLPFAAPASKITTPFFDHLATVKLDYHVNDRQSLFLRYGRERWTTQNDQPTSNGPPIADLSEATANVNQFHSLVLQHTLTISNSKVNVASVQFQDFVNAITATPGRTFTLPISGGGVAANPLLTFPSAELGNNINVPQQTLIRKYQFRDDFNWTVGRHNFRFGGNELYLAKMGGFFFSGLGYQLIFNDDPVDIFGSKKALYPQGLATPGAVQELIYSAGNGRTDNPQQPNLLGLYFQDDFRITPRLTLNLGMRWDANISFLNAQLTGDPLTSNRTVAVLRQLVAANPQGAAVQDGMSFARFLAGNDEALRRKTASFKEFQPRFGFAWDPSGSGKYVIRGGYGIARDQIFQNLTLWSIQQSNTTLYQSGLIDLSGSDLATFRFGVDPLPAPAPAATNLAFGARGRVTAPDVTDPWSQQMSIGTAVALAHELSLSIDYTHVLGTHEPRMLDYNPRISEVCNAAFPGSNPADARCVRGAGTRILDAALAAAGIGAGRFADIRTVESNNRSFYDGINFVARKRMSHRMQFQTSYVLSWSRSWGGVPVASYGGSFLTEDPRLQFRPNNFGYTDYDERHRFTFSGVFDLGHGFQLSPLFQAASARPIDPFPNADIDGDGRVFLDRVCSPFDPNKITAANFAPGCTQVKPNSLRGFPFVQMDLSAAKTFRLGERVSARFSWQFYNLFNRFNKCNAVLNDASSSLFRQPLSGPISGPYCAVSGGVFGTGGASYGPGISTPFRSQLGLRFDF, encoded by the coding sequence ATGAAAAGAGCACTCGTGCTTTCTCTTCTGCTATTGGCGTTGGCTGCGGTTCCGGCCTCGGCACAGCAGACTACCGGGCAGATCAACGGAATTGTAACCGATGCTACCGGCGCCGTGCTGGTGCACGCGCAAGTTACCGCGCGCAATCCTGAAACCGGCCTGCAACGGAGTGCGACAAGCGGAACCAGCGGAGATTATGTCATCGACCTTCTTCCTCCCGGCAATTACGAAGTGCGAGTACAAGCCCCTGGATTCACCACGTCGGTGCAAAAGGGTGTGCCCCTGCTGATCGGCAAAGCGGTGTCCCTCGATTTCAAACTCAAGCCGGGCGCCGCGAGCGAGGTGGTGGAGGTAACGGCCGAGCCGCCGTCGGTCGATCTGACCCACTCCGACATCAGCAGCAACGTGACCCCGACGGAGATCAAGGATCTTCCGGTCCGAGACCGCAATTTTGCTAACCTGATGTCGCTGGTGCCCGGGGTTCGCCCGACCCCGAATTTCGATCCCACCAAGAGCCGTTCCGGCACCGTGTCGGCTGGCGGCAGTGACGGCCGCGCCTGGGATTACAACGTCGACGGCGGCGACAACAAGGACAACGTCATCGGCGGAATCGTTCAGAACTATACGCTGGAAGGTATCCAGGAGTTCAACGTCGTGACGCAACGCTACACCGCCGAATCGGGACGCTCGGTCGGCGGGGTAGTGAATGTCATCACCAAGTCCGGCACCAACACGCTGCATGGCTCCGGTTTCGGAGATTTCCAAAACAGCTATCTCAACGCCAAATCGGCCTTCGACCGCACGGCCGGCCCGGACGGAAAATTGTTCACCGCGGACGACGTGCAACTTCCCAAACCAAACTTCAAGCGGTATTACTTCGGAGGCTCGATCGGCGGGCCGATTATCAAGGACAAGTTCTTTTTCTTCGGGGCCTACGAGCACAAGCGCGAACTGGCTGGCATCAACCCCGATCCGACCGCGGTAACGAACCTAAGCTTGCTGCCGTTTGCAGCGCCCGCGTCGAAGATCACGACCCCGTTCTTTGATCACCTCGCTACCGTGAAGCTCGACTACCACGTCAACGACCGCCAGAGCCTGTTCCTACGCTATGGCCGGGAGCGCTGGACCACCCAAAATGATCAGCCAACCTCCAACGGCCCGCCAATCGCCGACCTCAGCGAAGCCACTGCTAACGTCAACCAGTTTCATTCCCTGGTGCTGCAGCACACCTTGACGATTTCGAACTCTAAGGTCAACGTAGCCAGCGTGCAGTTCCAGGACTTCGTGAATGCCATCACTGCCACCCCGGGCCGTACCTTCACTCTTCCGATATCCGGTGGCGGAGTTGCCGCCAACCCGCTGCTCACCTTCCCGAGCGCGGAGTTGGGCAACAACATCAACGTTCCCCAGCAGACCCTCATCCGCAAATACCAGTTCCGCGATGACTTCAACTGGACGGTAGGCCGCCACAACTTCAGATTTGGCGGCAATGAGCTCTACCTGGCCAAAATGGGAGGCTTTTTTTTCTCGGGCCTCGGCTACCAACTCATCTTCAACGATGACCCGGTGGATATTTTCGGGTCAAAGAAGGCGCTTTATCCGCAAGGATTGGCGACGCCAGGCGCTGTGCAGGAGTTGATTTACAGCGCTGGCAACGGCCGCACCGACAATCCCCAACAACCCAATTTGCTGGGCTTGTATTTTCAGGATGACTTCCGGATCACCCCGCGTCTCACTCTCAACCTCGGTATGCGCTGGGATGCCAACATCAGCTTCCTCAACGCACAACTAACCGGTGATCCGCTGACCAGCAATCGCACCGTCGCAGTGCTGCGGCAGTTGGTAGCCGCTAACCCGCAGGGCGCGGCGGTCCAGGACGGCATGAGTTTCGCCCGGTTTTTGGCCGGCAACGACGAGGCGCTGCGGCGGAAAACGGCTTCCTTCAAGGAATTCCAGCCGCGGTTCGGGTTCGCCTGGGATCCGAGCGGCAGCGGCAAGTACGTAATTCGTGGCGGTTACGGCATCGCCCGTGACCAGATCTTCCAGAACCTGACGCTATGGTCCATTCAGCAGTCGAACACAACCCTTTATCAGAGCGGCCTGATTGACCTGTCTGGGTCAGACTTGGCCACCTTCCGGTTCGGCGTGGATCCTCTGCCTGCTCCGGCCCCCGCCGCCACCAATCTCGCCTTTGGCGCCCGCGGCCGCGTAACGGCACCCGACGTCACCGATCCTTGGTCGCAGCAGATGTCCATCGGGACGGCCGTTGCGCTCGCGCACGAACTTTCGCTTTCCATTGATTACACCCACGTCCTGGGCACGCATGAGCCCCGCATGCTCGACTACAATCCCAGGATCAGCGAGGTTTGCAACGCAGCCTTCCCGGGTTCCAATCCTGCTGATGCAAGATGCGTCCGCGGCGCAGGCACTCGCATTCTCGACGCCGCCTTGGCGGCCGCCGGCATTGGCGCCGGCCGGTTTGCCGATATCCGTACTGTCGAAAGCAACAATCGCTCGTTCTATGACGGTATTAACTTCGTCGCCCGCAAGCGCATGTCGCACCGGATGCAGTTTCAGACCAGTTACGTCCTCTCCTGGTCGCGCTCCTGGGGAGGTGTACCGGTTGCTTCTTACGGCGGCTCGTTCCTGACTGAGGACCCGAGGTTGCAGTTCCGGCCCAACAACTTCGGGTACACGGACTATGACGAGCGTCACCGCTTCACCTTCAGCGGAGTTTTTGACCTGGGACACGGCTTCCAACTGTCGCCCCTGTTCCAGGCAGCCTCGGCTCGTCCTATCGATCCCTTCCCCAACGCCGATATTGACGGCGATGGACGCGTGTTCTTGGATCGGGTCTGCTCTCCCTTCGATCCTAACAAAATTACGGCCGCGAACTTTGCTCCGGGTTGCACCCAGGTCAAGCCGAACTCGCTGCGAGGCTTTCCCTTCGTGCAGATGGATCTCTCTGCCGCAAAGACGTTCAGGCTGGGCGAACGAGTGTCGGCACGTTTCTCCTGGCAGTTCTACAACTTGTTCAACCGTTTCAACAAGTGCAACGCCGTGTTGAATGACGCCAGCAGCAGCTTGTTCCGCCAGCCGCTCAGTGGGCCTATTAGCGGGCCGTATTGCGCGGTCAGCGGTGGTGTGTTCGGTACAGGAGGCGCGTCCTACGGTCCGGGCATCAGTACCCCGTTCCGGTCACAGCTTGGACTGCGTTTCGACTTCTAG
- a CDS encoding response regulator codes for MPADTPRKKILVIDDSPTVMQTLVLVLRSVGFHAAGEVSAANGLKTAKLQCPDILLCDIQLDSTTGVALALEILKSVPNCRVILMSGDTSSTKTLADAHARGQDFEVLAKPTPTDELLALLGKP; via the coding sequence ATGCCTGCAGACACTCCGAGGAAAAAAATTCTCGTGATAGATGACTCGCCGACAGTGATGCAGACGTTGGTGCTCGTGCTTCGTTCCGTCGGATTCCATGCGGCAGGAGAGGTCAGCGCCGCCAACGGGTTGAAGACGGCAAAGTTGCAGTGCCCCGACATTTTGTTGTGCGACATTCAGCTCGACAGTACAACCGGGGTGGCGTTGGCGCTTGAAATCTTAAAGTCCGTGCCGAATTGCCGCGTCATCTTGATGTCGGGCGATACAAGCTCTACCAAAACTCTTGCCGACGCGCACGCGCGCGGCCAAGATTTTGAAGTATTGGCGAAGCCCACGCCAACCGATGAGCTGCTGGCGCTGCTGGGCAAACCGTAA